Below is a window of Streptomyces qaidamensis DNA.
GCTGTTGATCAAGTTTTCGCGCTGCAGCGCCAGTTACTGCGATTCACTCACAGCGTTCCGCAGCATATGAATCGGCGCAATATTGCACGAAGCCTGCAAGCCCTGTTTCACTCTTTCGAGTAAGCCCCGCACCCTGCAGGTCTGGCCTCTGGTAGGAGTCACACATGCCTACTGTCAAACCGTCCACCGTGCTCGGACGCCAACTCGGCGAGGAGCTCCGTAAGTTCCGTGAGGCGGCAGGTGTGTCCATGGCCGAAGCGGCCGAGGTGCTCGACTGCACCAAAGGAAAGATCAGCCGCATGGAGAACGGGCATGTACCTGTTCGCGCCCCGGATCTGAACGCGCTGATGCATGCCTATCGGGTCGAGGACTCGGAGACGCGTAGCCGCCTTGGAGCTATGGCGCAGCGAGCCAACCGACGCCGCCGCGACGGCTGGTGGCATCAGTACGGCTCCGTTCTGGGCGACTCGTACCGCGATCAGATCGAGCTGGAGGCCATCTGCGACAGCGTCCGGACCTACGAGGTGCAGTTGATCCCAGGGCTACTTCAGACGGCGGAGTATGGCCGTGCAGTGACGGTTGCTTCACGCGCCTGGAAGACACCTGAGGAGATCGATCAGTTCGTCCAGGTACGGCTCGCCCGGCAGCAACGGCTCACCGACGAGGACCCGATGTCGCTCTGGGCGGTACTGGCGGAAGGAGTCCTCCGCCAGCACGTAGGTGGCCCCACAGTGATGCAGGCCCAACTGGAACACCTCGCAACGATGGCAGAGCGCCCCAACATCACTGTCCAGGTACTGCCGTTCTCGCGCGGTGCGCACTCAGGTATGTTCGGCCCGTACCTGCTGCTGAGCTTTCCTCAGGTGACATCGCTCGACCTCGTATTGACGGAGACCCCGACCGGCAACATCTGGATGGAGCGCGAACCAGAGGTCGCGTACTACCGCACCCTCTTCGACGACGCCCGCACCACAGCTCTGCCACCGACGGAATCGCTCACGCTGATCCGCCGCATCGCCAAGGAGTTCCGAGCATGAGCCAGGACCATCACATAGAGCCCGCACTCGCGGGAGCGGTATGGCGCGCCAGCAGCTACAGCGGCGGGCAAGGCAACTGCGTCGAGATCGCCGACAACATCCCCGCCCTCATCCCCGTCCGCGACAGCAAGCGCCCCACCGGCCCAGTGATCGCCTTCGCCCCCCACGCCTGGCACACCTTCATCTCCCACCTGAGCTGAACCCAGTCACCTCAAGGCCGACCCGCCCTTCACTGCCTTCCGTCGCCTTCGCTCATCACTGACAGTCATCAATTCGATACTCGGATTCTCCATACTATGGTTCACTTGAGTATGTGCAAAACGAGCAAGCTCGAAGGGTGACCCATGCCAGGCTTCGTAGGCCGCACATCCGAGCTGGCCACCCTGGACCGCCACCTCGCCTGGGTACGCGATGGCCGAGGCGATCAGCGTGGTCGGGCCCTGCTCCTCCGCGGTCGGCGTCGTGTCGGGAAGTCACGGCTCGTGGATCTCTTCTGCGAGCGCGCCCAGGTGCCCTACGTCGTTCACCAGGCCACCCGAGGCGAGGACGCCCAACGCGAACGGGCCCGCTTCCTCGCCGAGGTCCGGCACTCCTCACTGCCCGACACCGCTCTCCTCGCCGGCGTCACCACCGTCGCCGAATGGGACACCGCCCTGCGCCAGCTCGCCGCCGTACTCCCGGACGACTCCCCCAGCATCGTCGTACTCGACGAGCTGCCCTGGATGCTCGAAGGCGACCCGGTCCTGGAAGGCACTCTGCAGACCGTGTGGGACCGGGTGCTGAGCCGGAAGCCCGTGCTGCTCATCCTCATCGGAAGCGACCTGGCGATGATGGAGCAGCTCTCCGCCTACGGCCGCCCCTTCCATCAGCGAGGGGTCGAGATGGTCCTCGCTCCCCTCTCCCCCTCCGAGGTCATGGCCATGACCGGGCTCCCGGCCGCCGACGCCTTCGACGCCCACCTGATCACCGGCGGCCTGCCCCTCATCTGCCAGGAGTGGCAGGAGGGCGAGAGCCGCACCGACTTTCTCTCCCGCGCCCTCGACGACCCCACCTCCCCTCTCCTCGTGTCTGCCGAGCGGGCGCTCGCCGCCGAGTTCCCCACTGCTCTCCAGGCCAGGCACGTCCTCTCCGTGATCGGCAGCGGCGAGCGGACCTTCGGGACCATCGCCGCGAAAGCCGGGGCGGCCGATCGACCGCTCCCACCCGGCTCGCTCACCCCCGCCCTGCGCACCCTCGCGGACAAGCGGCTCATCGCCGTCGACACCCCTCTCTCCACCCACCCCGGAGACCGCGACCGCCGCTACCGCGTCGCCGACCCCTACCTCCGCTTCTGGCTCGCCTTTCTGGAACAGGGCATCCCGGAGATCGAGCGCGGGCGCAGCCGGATCGTGGTCGAGGCGGTCGAGCGCGGTTGGACCTCGTGGCGCGGGCGGGCGATCGAACCCGTCGTACGGGAGTCCCTCGCCCGACTGCTGCCCGACGACACGTGGCCGCAGGTGAGAGAAGTGGGCGGCTGGTGGCCCCGTACCAACAACCCCGAGGTCGACCTCGTGGGGGCGGACCGGGCACCGGCACGCGAGATCGGGTTCGTCGGCTCGATCAAGTGGCACGAGCGCGGCTCCTTCGACCGTCGTGCCCTGGCAGCGCTGGCCCGTGACGCCCTGGCCGTGCCCGGTGCCGACGAGGACACTCCCCTGGTCGCGGTGTCCCGCTCCGGATTCTCGGTGGACGGGCTGGCGGCGACGTACGGGCCCGAGCAGTTGATGGAGGCCTGGAGGGCCACTGCGTGAGCTCCCTCCCTCATGTCAGACACGCCCGATACGATCGAAGGCCGTCCCCACTCGTGTGAACAGTGGCGGACGGTGCCTCCGGGGCAGCGTGCGGTGCTGGGCGTCGCTCGCCGTTCCGGTCGACGGGGGACGCGCCGCGCTGCCCGGTGGACGTAGACGTAGTACACGGCAAAACAGGAGACGCGAGACACAGATGGCCCCGACCGCCGCCACAGCCCCCCTCCTCCGCGATGTCATCGACATCAAGACGTCCATCTCCACGTCCGACTTCGTCCTGAAGCTGGCCGAGGCCGTCACCAAGGAGGGCGCCGAGCGGGCGCTGCGGGACTACGTCGTCACCGAGCGTCTCCTCGAGAACTTCGACGAGGCGCTGAGTCTGATCAAGACCGCGCTGGACGGGCAGACGTCGAAGGCCGCGTATCTCCACGGCTCGTTCGGTTCCGGTAAGTCGCACTTCATGGCCGTGCTGCACGCCCTGCTCCGGGGTGACGAGGCCGCACGCGCCCGGACTGACTTCGATCCGGTCCTGGCCAAGCACGAATGGCTGAGCACTGACGGGAAGAAGTTCCTGCTCGTGCCGTACCACATGCTCGGGGCCAAGTCCCTGGAGCAGCGGGTGCTCGGCGGGTACGTCAGTCACGTCAAAGCATTGCATTCCGACGCGCCCACTCCGCAGGTCTACCGCACCGACTCCCTCTTCGCGGACATCCGCGCGCTGCGGGACCGTATGGGCGACGACCAGTTCATCGAAGGGCTCGCCGGAGCCGCCGCGGCCGACGGAGACACCGCCGACGCCGACGACGAGTGGGGCGACTCCTTCGCCTGGACACCGGCGCTCCTCGACACCGCCCTCGCCGCCGAGGAACTGGACGGCGCCGAGGTCAACCTCAACCTGGTCAACCCGACCACCCCGGCCGAGCTGCGCGCCAAGCTGGTGCACGACGCGAGCACCAGCTGGTTCCCCGGCTTCGCGAAGAACGCCGCCGAGGACGAGCACGGCTTCATCTCGCTCGACGCCGGTCTCGCCGTCATCGCCGAGCATGCGAAGTCCCTGAGGTACGACGGGCTGATCCTGTTCATGGACGAGCTGATCCTCTGGCTCGCCAACCGCATCCACGACCAGAAGTTCGTCTCCCGCGAAGCGGACAAGATCACCAACTTCGTGGAGGGCGCCGACTCGCGCCGCGCCATCCCGATCGTGTCGTTCATCGCACGGCAGCGCGATCTGCGGGAGCTGGTCGGCCAGGAGGTGTCCGGGGC
It encodes the following:
- a CDS encoding helix-turn-helix domain-containing protein, which codes for MPTVKPSTVLGRQLGEELRKFREAAGVSMAEAAEVLDCTKGKISRMENGHVPVRAPDLNALMHAYRVEDSETRSRLGAMAQRANRRRRDGWWHQYGSVLGDSYRDQIELEAICDSVRTYEVQLIPGLLQTAEYGRAVTVASRAWKTPEEIDQFVQVRLARQQRLTDEDPMSLWAVLAEGVLRQHVGGPTVMQAQLEHLATMAERPNITVQVLPFSRGAHSGMFGPYLLLSFPQVTSLDLVLTETPTGNIWMEREPEVAYYRTLFDDARTTALPPTESLTLIRRIAKEFRA
- a CDS encoding DUF397 domain-containing protein; the protein is MSQDHHIEPALAGAVWRASSYSGGQGNCVEIADNIPALIPVRDSKRPTGPVIAFAPHAWHTFISHLS
- a CDS encoding ATP-binding protein — protein: MPGFVGRTSELATLDRHLAWVRDGRGDQRGRALLLRGRRRVGKSRLVDLFCERAQVPYVVHQATRGEDAQRERARFLAEVRHSSLPDTALLAGVTTVAEWDTALRQLAAVLPDDSPSIVVLDELPWMLEGDPVLEGTLQTVWDRVLSRKPVLLILIGSDLAMMEQLSAYGRPFHQRGVEMVLAPLSPSEVMAMTGLPAADAFDAHLITGGLPLICQEWQEGESRTDFLSRALDDPTSPLLVSAERALAAEFPTALQARHVLSVIGSGERTFGTIAAKAGAADRPLPPGSLTPALRTLADKRLIAVDTPLSTHPGDRDRRYRVADPYLRFWLAFLEQGIPEIERGRSRIVVEAVERGWTSWRGRAIEPVVRESLARLLPDDTWPQVREVGGWWPRTNNPEVDLVGADRAPAREIGFVGSIKWHERGSFDRRALAALARDALAVPGADEDTPLVAVSRSGFSVDGLAATYGPEQLMEAWRATA